The uncultured Desulfovibrio sp. genomic interval GCCAAAAGCGCCTCAACCTGCGATTCAAGCTGCTCCAAAAGTTCCATGATTTGTAGATAACACCGCGGCATGACCTTGGCAAGAATGGATACGCTCGGGCGAAAAAATACCCGCGCCGGGCCGTGCCGACGCGGGCTGCAAAAAAGCCAAAACCCTTGCGGCACAGGCCGCCTGGGCCGTTTATTTATTCCTGCGGGGCAGATTCTTCTGCTTTTCGCGGGCAATGGCAAGCTCGCCGTTGGGCACGTCGCGGGTAATGACCGATCCAGCCCCCACAAGGGCGTCGTCGCCCACGATCACAGGGGCAACCAGGGCGGTATTGCTGCCAATAAAGGCATAGCGCCCGATTTTGGTCTGGAACTTGTGCTTTCCATCGTAATTGCAGGTGATTGTGCCCGCGCCGATGTTGGTGCCCTCGCCTATTTCGGCATCGCCAAGATAGGTAAGGTGGTTAGCCTTGGCGCCTTTGCCAAGGTGGGTCTTTTTAAGCTCCACAAAATTGCCCACATGCGACTGTTCTTCAAGCACCGCACCGGGCCGCAGGCGGGCAAAGGGCCCCACCAATGCGGTTGCGCCCACGCGGGCTTTTTCCAGATGGGAGAAGGAGCGGATCTCTGCATTATTGGAGATCACGCAGTCGCGCACCACGCAGTGCGAGGCAACGCTGGCCCCACGGCTGATGCTGGTGCGTCCATAGATTTCGCACGGACCCGTCAATTCCACGCCGGGTTCAATCTGCGCCAGAGGCCCCACACGCACCGATCCCGGCGCATGTACGATAACGCCGGAAGCAAGCAGACCATCAACAATACGGGCGCGCAGGGTTTCTTCCATGCGGGAAAGCTCAAGCGGCGAATTCACGCCCATGAGCGAATCATCGCGGCCGCACTGGATGCCGAGAACTTCGTATTTTTCCGCAACGGCGAGGCCGATGAGGTCTGTAATGTAATATTCGCCGCTCTTGTTGCTGTTGTTCAGGTGCGGCAAAAGGCTTTGCACCGCACCAAGGCTGCAATAGTACATGCCCGCGTTGACCTCGTTGGAGGGCGGCCCGTAGAGCGAGGAATCATAATCCTTGGCTTCCACAATGGCCTTGACCTTGCCCTGCTGGCGCACCACCCGGCCATACGCGCCGGGGTTGTCCAGCTCAATGGTGGCAAAGGCCAGGTCAGCACCAACGGCCTCGGCAAGAAAGGAACGAACCAGAGATTCCGAAAGCAGGGGCGCGTCGCCGTTGACCACCAGCAAATGGGTGCAACCGGCTTCGGTCAGTGCGGGCAGAGCCTGAATAAGGGCGTGGCCTGTGCCAAGCTGCTGCTCCTGCAGCACAAAGCGGGCATCAGGAAAGGCGGCTTGCACCATTTCGGCGCGATGCCCGGCCACAATCCAGACGTCTTCCGCAAAAACAGGGCGCAGAGCCTCAATGACGCAGGCAAGCATTGGCTCGCCCAGCAGCGTTTGCAGCACCTTGGGCCTGTCCGAGTGCATGCGGGTTCCCTTGCCCGCTGCAAGAATCAAAGCCGCGTTCTTCGGCATGGATATCTCCTTCGTTCGCCACATATGGCGGGAATCTGTGCAGGCAGACCAATAGCCTCTTGCGGGCCAAACAGCAAGACCGCAGAGTTAATCTGCGTTGTGCGGCGCTGCTTGGGCGTTTACCCCGTGCTCGTGCGACGGCAGGCCAATCACGCAAAGTCTGGCATAGGTGCTGTGCAGGCGCGCATTCAGCGCATCTGAAGAAAGATCGGCCATGCGGGGAAACATGCGCTTGAGCACCATCACAGCCTTTGCGGCTGCGGGCGTCAGTTGCAGGCCAGACCAATTGGCGAGGCGCAGGCACCGCCCCCCGTAATAATCCTGAACATAGCGCAGGTTGCCCGTATCATTGCGCGGCACGCTGTGGCTGAACAGCGGCGCGGCTGCGAGCACTGCCTTTGTAAAAAAATCCTGCATGACCCGTGAGCGCTCAGGATCAAGCTCGCAGAGATATCCGGCAGAAACAAGGCAGCCGGCTGCATGGGCCAGCCAGCCTGCGCACTTGGCCTGCAAGGGAAACTCCGGCAACTCGGCCAGCATGCGGCCAACCTTTTCGTGCATAAGTGAGTCATGGTGGTACATACGGGCGCGGTTTTCCGTCATACCACCGCCGTGCTTGCGGTAAAGCACCAACCCATCTGTATTTATGCCCACTTTGGCCCCCAGACCGTAGCCGCGCAACCAGTAATCCTGATCTTCGCAGGATTTTAGACTTTGATCAAAATAGCCAATACGCCGCACAATATCTGTTCGCACCATATAGCAATGCACAGGAGCAAGATTGGCGTTGCATGCATGCACATCCCAATGGCTGTTGACCAGCGACCACAACCCATCGATCTGCCCATTTGCGCCTTCTGAAAAATCCAGACAGCGACAAATGACAATATCAAGCTCAGGCTGAACGGCAAAAGCTTTCAGCTGGCTCGCCAGCAATCCCTTTGTGTGAATGTCATCCGCGTCAAGAAAGGCGATGAAATCACCGCGCGCCGCACGCAGCCCAGCGTTTCTCGCTGCGGAAAGACCCTGGTTTTCCTGATAGATATAATGCACATCCGGCCCAAAAGAACGGGCAACCTCAGCGGTGTTGTCCGTTGAGCCATCATCCACCACAATCACCTCCACTTCCACCTGCGGGCAACGCTGTTGCAGCAAACTGGAAACAGAGTGAGGAAGAAAACCGGC includes:
- the glmU gene encoding bifunctional UDP-N-acetylglucosamine diphosphorylase/glucosamine-1-phosphate N-acetyltransferase GlmU, whose translation is MPKNAALILAAGKGTRMHSDRPKVLQTLLGEPMLACVIEALRPVFAEDVWIVAGHRAEMVQAAFPDARFVLQEQQLGTGHALIQALPALTEAGCTHLLVVNGDAPLLSESLVRSFLAEAVGADLAFATIELDNPGAYGRVVRQQGKVKAIVEAKDYDSSLYGPPSNEVNAGMYYCSLGAVQSLLPHLNNSNKSGEYYITDLIGLAVAEKYEVLGIQCGRDDSLMGVNSPLELSRMEETLRARIVDGLLASGVIVHAPGSVRVGPLAQIEPGVELTGPCEIYGRTSISRGASVASHCVVRDCVISNNAEIRSFSHLEKARVGATALVGPFARLRPGAVLEEQSHVGNFVELKKTHLGKGAKANHLTYLGDAEIGEGTNIGAGTITCNYDGKHKFQTKIGRYAFIGSNTALVAPVIVGDDALVGAGSVITRDVPNGELAIAREKQKNLPRRNK
- a CDS encoding glycosyltransferase, whose translation is MTPPPLVSVIIPSYNYAGFLPHSVSSLLQQRCPQVEVEVIVVDDGSTDNTAEVARSFGPDVHYIYQENQGLSAARNAGLRAARGDFIAFLDADDIHTKGLLASQLKAFAVQPELDIVICRCLDFSEGANGQIDGLWSLVNSHWDVHACNANLAPVHCYMVRTDIVRRIGYFDQSLKSCEDQDYWLRGYGLGAKVGINTDGLVLYRKHGGGMTENRARMYHHDSLMHEKVGRMLAELPEFPLQAKCAGWLAHAAGCLVSAGYLCELDPERSRVMQDFFTKAVLAAAPLFSHSVPRNDTGNLRYVQDYYGGRCLRLANWSGLQLTPAAAKAVMVLKRMFPRMADLSSDALNARLHSTYARLCVIGLPSHEHGVNAQAAPHNAD